GATTGCCCATCACCAAGTCAGCCAAGAGACACGTGCGCGTGAGTGAAGAGCGGCGCCAGCGCAACAGGTCGGTCCGCACCCAATGCCGGAGCAATGTTGTCCGGGCGGGACGGCTTATCGTCACCGGAGAGCTTGAGGCCGCCCGGGAAGCTGTGGCTGTTGCCATCAACTCCCTGGACAAAGCTGTGACCAAGGGTGTCATCCATTCTAACAATGCCGCCCGGCGGAAAGCGCGCCTCGTGAAAAAACTGAACCAGGCTCTGGCCGGCGGGCAGGAAACCGGTGCATAGCCGGTAGCAGGTCCCGCGGTGCACAGATATACCAGGTCAT
The Dehalococcoidales bacterium DNA segment above includes these coding regions:
- the rpsT gene encoding 30S ribosomal protein S20, which gives rise to MPITKSAKRHVRVSEERRQRNRSVRTQCRSNVVRAGRLIVTGELEAAREAVAVAINSLDKAVTKGVIHSNNAARRKARLVKKLNQALAGGQETGA